A stretch of DNA from Polyodon spathula isolate WHYD16114869_AA chromosome 20, ASM1765450v1, whole genome shotgun sequence:
CGAACTCGCTTCTAGTTACCGTAATTTTCTTAATAGGTGCACTTACTAGTTTTGGACGCTGGTACTTTTCAGAGCTGTACTTATTTAGCTTTAGTACCTGTCTTTAAGACAAGACgagtgtacagtaaatgcatgCCTTTTCCATTTGATATAATACTAATTTATGATCAACTATGTAGTATTGGGGGATAGATTAGCCCGCCTGTCCACACGTAATCTGCGCTTGTTTCCGTATTATTTGGTACTCCTTCACACCGGTCACTGCATtcacgatgaaaaaaaaaacagtgtttgtaaaaTTTTAGCGTTTAACAACTATTgcagttaaagctgcagtgtctgtTCTTCAGAAGTTTTTCGTTTTGTGCACAAACCAGATCTTGATGACTGCCCAGTGTATATAGGCTAGGTACTGGCTACAGTAATGCAAATCTGTTGCGCGTATGAAATTAAATAACTGTAACGATATATCGTGATTGTCTTATTTAATTGATGATtgtaataggccacacatgcaattaatttaaaatagtaagagaaaatgaaGACATAGCCACAAATAGTAAAACGCTTGAGACTTTAGAAATTGTTATACCTAAAAAGCACagagtggtctaacattttcacacacgagtgcctattgtttctatatcactgattactgactgaacaTTGACATTCTCACACcctttcatgcaggtaggtatataaaggatataaatgcgAATCTTGTGATTGCCACACTACTGTAAGTACCTTCTGTTTTTAATGACTGTCTCAATCTTAACATTCTAGGGGATGCAAcccttttggccacagctgtatgtcTATCAATCTTTAATTTAGCATTCTGTGTACTAGCAAGAAAGAAATATTATCTTGTTGGCAGccctgtttgttttcatttccccAAATTTAGTTTAGCAGCTGTAGATACCCGTAGTTTCATCACCGCCTTAAAACCTTCTCGACACTATATTGCGGTCACCAAAGCACCATCGCCAGCTATAGCAGCACAAGTGACAACTTCATTCTCTGTTATAACttagaactgtgttttttttccatatatgGGGTTTGTAATACTGATGACattaaactaataatatatatacactgagtgtacaaaacattaggaacaccttcataatattgagttgcacccctttttgccctcagaacagcttcaattcatcggggcatggactctacaaggtgttgaaagcattccacagggatgctgggccatgttgtgtcaagttggctggcagtggatctctactccgagtAGCATCTcttcccacagatgctcaattggattgagatctggtgactgggcaggccactgcagtaagctgaatttactgtcatgttattggaaccattcctggacaatcctagccttgtggcatggggcattatcctgctgaaacaAATCCATTAGcaaatggatacactgctgccatgaagggatgcacctgattggcaatgatgttcagatatcctgtggcattcaaacgttgctccacttttatcaaggggcccaatgtgtgccatgaaaacacatcccacaccatcacaccaccaccaccagcctgcaatgttgacacgtggcatgatggatgcatgtactcaagtggttttctccataccctagtcctcccatcagcgtgaaacagcaggaaccaggattcatcagaccaggcaatgtttttccaatcctccagtgtccagtgttttcgttccttagctcactgcaaccgcagtttcttgtgttttgctgaaagaagtggaactctgttaggtcgttactgccataccccattcgtgtcaaggtacgacgagttgtgcgtTCTTTtatggcaccaatgttgtactggactgtcagttgactaacagTAGCACGTCTTTTGCTCTatacaattcgtgtcagcctcctttggcctctatGGTCAATGAactgttttcaaccactggcctgccattggctggatgtcctttgagtGGTGGACCATCCATGATTCACACGGGAAACTGCTTgggcgtgaaaaacccagcagtgttgcagttcttgacacactcaaactggcaccctggcacctactaccataccccgctCAAAgccacttaaatcttttgtcttgcccatttacccactgaatggcacacatacacaatccatgtctcaattgtgtcaaggcttaaaaatccttctttaacctgtctccccttcatctacactgattgaagtgttACATTGATAAGGGATCtcatcaataagggatcacagctttcacctggattcacctcatcaatCTATTttatggaaagagcaggtgtttctaatgttttgtacactcagtgtgtgtgtgtgtgtgtgtgtgtgtagatatatatattgtgacaggactggaaggagtccctgtcgtaatttgccctcccgaccaccggcagcgctgtgtagggttggccgtgattggatcaggaggctgaactctgaccatgcaggaagttccgggtcaggcagccatcttggcccaaggtagaaccatgcggccgtcgggtcccatcattgcaatcagctgtgctgttctcgttgattggctgatgtggggcagcgtgctgattgcaggggtgggacttggcagtatttaagcagtatagttttgccattcgcgctctctgggctgaactgaaaacacatgctgtgcttgctttgttgctttcattcactgctgttattcacagaagcttgaaaatcttggacactgttggattactggagtgaggaaccgaggactggccattaatctgtgaaagggagctaagaagcggtgagaggaaacccaccgcagtaccacaacgaaacccagtgcttcctttgttgttatttattttgtaaccgtgacatttttgtttactctttttatttcaaacctgagtttaccattgctggtattccaggtggttttcttgtttattttttgcaatactggactgttctatttttattgtttttgtaaaataaaaccctgccctgataccattgatgatacagggctctaaggactaatctccatttccggctcctgtgtgctgtcatttctggtccttcccaaaagctccacccactaccctcccacaggtggtgtcagaagtgggatgagCATGGACCGGCACACCCTGCAAGCCATTCTGGAGGATCAGGAGAGACACCGTGATGGTATAGAGCGTCGTCGGGAAGAACGGGATGCTCAGAGGGATGCTGAGCGTACAGCCCACATGACTGCGATGGCTGACAAGATGGCGGCCATGTGTCTGGCCATTCAGAACCTGGTAGTGGCCCAAGCCCAAGCTCAGGTCCCGGTCGCAGCAGCTGGACCAGTGCTGCCAATGCCCAAAATCCGTCTGCAAAAGATGACCCCAGAAGATGACCCGGAGGCCTTCCTGACCACATTTGAGCGGATGGCTACAGTGTCAGGGTGGCCAGCCGGATGTTGGGCAGCCCAACTAGCCCCCTGTCTAACTGGTGAAgcgcaggcagcataccaggctCTGAGCAACGTGGCGGCGGAAGATTACTCCCAGGTGAAGACAGCTATGCTCCGGCGCCTTAATATCACCCCGGAGACGCATTGCCGGCGTTTCCGGAGTTACAAGCGGCTGGAGGGAACCCGGCCTCGCATCATGGCCCAGCAACTCTGGGACCATCTGACCCGCTGGCTGCGTCCCACTGAACGGACCACTCAACAAATCATGGAGTCTGTGGCGGTCGACCAGTTCCTGGAGGTGTTGGAACCAGAGACTCGAGCCTGGGTCGCTCGCCACAGTCCCGAGACGATGGACACAGCCGTCGAGCTGGCGGAGGCCTTCGAGGACGCACTACTTCGGGTGGACCCCAGTCCAGCTCCAGTGAGGCATCGGCCTTCGCCAGCGCACCCAAAGACTGCAACGAGGCCTTCAGTTTTCCCCGTCCCTTTGAGCGCCTCTCCTCCAAAGTGGAGACAGAGGTTAGCTCCCAGCTGGGCTAGAGAGAATCCTTGGACCCCCCCTAGTGGACCAAGGGACAAACAGCTGTCTCCCACAGCGCCGCCTTCCCCTACCTGCTTCCGGTGCCACGAGGTGGGGCACATCGCGAGATTCTGTCCCATcgcgatggagtgtgacgtggccttgCGATGTCCGGCTGCAGAGGGTGGTGAGTACAGGGGAaggggtcgggaggggccttgcattattaatgtagatgTTGGTAATATGagtacccacgcattagtggactcagggtgtagtcacacTATAATTCGGTCTGCTCTCTTGGAGGGTACGCCTTGGCGGCCACAGGGGTCTGTGACCATCTcgtgtattcatggagaaaccaaGGCATATCCTACCACTAAAGTTAGAATGACTGTGGAAAGTCGGACATGCCATGTAGTCGTGGCCGTCGCTAAAAAGGTGCCATACCCAGTGATTTTGGGTCGAGATTGGCCTTACTATTCAGAAGTTAAGGTCAATGCGGCTCGGCCACCCTTTGTAGAAGGGGTGGTCACAACGGGGGATCCAATTGGCCGGATCTTTCCCTTGCAGGCCGACATATTTACTTCCAGGTTCCGGCCCCGTAAAACTAAAAGAGAGCGGAGGGCTGAGAAACTTGAGggggcattaatgagacaaggctggggattGGTGGGGGAATCTGCTTTGCCTGTCAAACAAACACAGAAGGGTGTGGGTGTCCAGTGTGACCAGCGGGAGCGGGTTACTGAGATCCCTAGAGCAGAAGCTACTGAGGCCCCGCTCGGCATACCGCAATTCTGGGACCGGAGtgtggacctggagtgggagcaAAGTAACGACCCCACTCTGGTGCACATCCGGGGGCAGTTTCGGTCTGTCGAGGGGAAGGAAGTTGAAGGCTGCGAGCCGCTCACATTTCCTCACTTCATCGTGATGGGGCATTTGCTgtatagggtatcccaagccccgggcacaggacagccttgTAACCCAGTTATTGGTTCCGGGGTCTTTCCGCCGGGAGGTCATGAGGTTGGCACATGATATTCCCTTTTCTGGCCACCTGGGGCGGGAAAAGACCTTGGAACGAATACTGGcccggttttattggatgggactcCACATGGATGTGAGGAaatatgtagcggagtgtcccGATTGTCAGAGAGTAGCGCCAGGACGGGTTCGCCcggccccgctggtcccactgcccctggttTGTACTCCCTTCGATCGcatagcaatggacatagtgggcccagtGCAGCCCGCCGACTCTGGATATATGCACATTttagtaatggtggattatgcCACTCGATATCCAGAGGCGGTGCCACTGCGCTCCACTAGTGCTGTCGCCATTGCTAAAGAACTAGTTAAGATTATTGCTAGAGTAGGGGTGCCCAAAGAGATTCTGACAGATCAAGGAACTAACTTCATGTCCGATACCCTCAAAGAAGTTTACAAAATTTTGAAAATCCATCCCATCAGGACCTCTGCGTACCATCCGCAGACAGATGGCCTGGTGGAAAggtttaatcagaccctgaagcagatgctgaggcgatttgtgaaccaggaacaaaaacattgggcaaaacTCCTTCCCTTCCTGAtgttcgcagtgagagaggtgccacagagctcaactgggttctccccgtttgagctgctgtatgggagacaACCCCGAGGCATTCTCGATCTCGTGCGAGAAGGGTGGGAGGACCAAACCTctacgtctaaaaatgtagtcaaaTATGTACTACTGCTACAAGATCGCTTGGAATTAGTCGGTCATTTGGCTCAAGAGAACCTGCGCAAtgctcagcatcagcagcagcagcagtacaatcaAAAAGCACGAATTCGGACTTTTCGAACTGGGGATAAGGtactgctgcttcttcccacagcTGAGTCTAAGTTGTTTGCCAAGTGGCAAGGGCCTTATGAGGTGGTTCGAGCTATAGGGAGAGTCAATTATGAAATCAGGCAGCCGGACCATCGAAAACCActtcaaatttatcatgtaaatttgttaaaaccttggagagacagagaggccctGTTTATTGCTAATGATATCCCCGAGGAGGATTTTGGTCCTGAGGTGGGGCCACTTGGTCAAACAACTAAGATTTCAATGGGGAAACAGTTACTTCCCTGTCAGAAACAGGAGCTGGGCCAACTAATTGAGgaattcagtgatgttttttctgagttgCCCGGTAGAACTGACATTATTGAACATGCCATTATTACTCCGCCAGGTGTTCGAGTGCGTCAGAGGccttaccggatcccggaaagtcggcgGGGTGTAATGCGCCGGGAAGTGGCCAGTATGCTCGAGCTGGGAGTAGTGCAACCTTCCCAGAGCGAGTGGTGTAGTCCTGTGGTAATGGTACCTAAGAAGGATGGCTCCACtcgtttctgtgtggactttagaaaggtgaactctatctccaagttcgatgcgtaccccatgccccgagtggatgagctcCTTGACAGACTGGGTAAGGCGAGGTTCTtgtccactctggacctgacgaagggatattggcagatcccattaacaccCAGCTCCAAGGAGAAAACCGCATTTGCTACCCCGGATGGCTTGTTTCATTTcaagaccatgccctttgggttgcatggggcCCCGGCTaccttccagagactgatggacaaggTGTTATGTCCCCATCATCAGTATgcggcagcgtatattgatgacgtggttatttttAGCTCTACCTGGAAGGAGCACCTTGATAGATTGGCGGCtgtcctgcagtctctgagggagGCGGGGCTAACAGTCAACCTAGGTAAATGCGcgtttggcaaacaagagacccaatatcttggattTAGCATGGGTAATGGTCGGGTAAAACCAGTGGcttccaaggtccaggccttggtggacaCTCCGGTTCCACGAACCAAGGCTCAAGTGAGGTCACTTTTGGGGCTGGCAGGCTATTATCGCCGTTTTATCCCCGAGTTTTCCACCATTGTTAGCCCCTTGATTGACCTAACTAAGAAGAGCGCCCCAAACACTGTAAAATGGTCAGATGAGTGTCAGGAAGCATTTGACATGATAAAGCGAATACTTTGCCAAGCCCCTGCACTAGTGTCACCAGATTTCGACAgggaattcatcctccagacAGATGCCTCGGATGTCggtctgggggcagtcttgtcccaggaGATCGATGGGGTAGAGCACCCCGTGCTATACATTAGCAGGAAAATGGCTCAGAGGGAGCACAACTACTCAGTTATTGAGAAGGagtgcctggccattaaatgggccatgaACTCTCTTCGATATTATCTCCTGGGGCGGTCCTTCACTTGTCACAGATCACGCTCCTCTTAAGTGGCTAAACATGATGAGGGACACTTcctttttttcaagggagggtgGTGATTTAGGGGAGTTAGGGTTGGCCGAGTGTGCctatggctccactctgagggggggGATGTGtcacaggactggaaggagtccctgtcgtaatttgccctcccgaccaccggcagcgctgtgtagggttgaccgtgattggagcaggaggctgaactctgaccatgcaggaagttccgggtcaggcagccatcttggcccaaggtagaaccatgcggccgtcgggtcccatcattgcaatcagctgtgctgttctcgttgattggctgacgtggggcagcgtgctgattgcaggggtgggacttggcagtatttaagcagtatggttttgccattcgcgctctctgggctgaactgaaaacacatgctgtgcttgctttgttgctttcattcactgctgttatttacagaagcttgaaaatcttggacactgttggattactggagtgaggaaccgaggactggccattaatctgtgaaagggagctaagaagcggtgagaggaaacccaccgcagtaccacaacgaaacccagtgcttcctttgttgttatttattttgtaaccgtgacatttttgtttactctttttatttcaaacctgagtttaccgttgctggtattccaggtggttttcttgtttattttttgcaatactggactgttctatttttattgtttttgtaaaataaaaccctgccctgataccattgatgatacagggctctaaggactaatctccatttccggctcctgtgtgctgtcatttctggtccttcccaaaagctccacccactaccctctcacaatatatatatatatatatatatatatatatatatatatatatatatatataatagtaatgtCTAAAAGGAGATTACTCCCTCTGCACAGTATATTAGTGGTATACTGTAGTAGCTTGCGAGCAACTGCAGTGAAAAAATAACGtgactgtttctttaaatgtgaaGCGACGTGCCCAGAGTGAGCTGGTCAATGTCTTTTCGTTCGTGATGATTTCTACTCCCTGTAGGGAACAGAGCAAGGTGCAAAACCGGATTTATATAACAATACCGAAACACAAGAccgcaataaaagaaaaactgaaaagcaaCATTGAAGAAGGTCGTGCGGCAACCCCGCCGCGGTATACAGTGTTTGGATCCAAGGAGGTTTAACCGGAAATATGTTGTGTATACACATGTTATATACACACTCACACGTCGGTCTCAGAATTATAAGATTAAGGCTGATGACACACGGATTGTAGAAAATGTCTTCGCTATAATCAATCGGTAAGTAAATCCATTTTCAGTTGTTGCGTTTTAGTGGATTATGCCAGTTTCGACAAGTCCACTTTTACTCTAATGCGTTTTTAAGTGtcggtttttgtttttttgtggctATAATAATGATTGTATGCATGTTTTCTTTTACAAGTATATAattttatcaatatatatatattatctcgcAAATAGGGTTATTACGCATTTGACCACCAGCGCATTTATATACttgttatgtttaattgttttaaacatggGTTTAGTGTTTAGTATTTAACGCATGTTCTGAATAGTCTTTTTAAAGAAGTGAAGTATGGTGTTGGAAATGTggaatcttgttttttttcccctcaaaaaatataaagctgtttttttttttttgttttgttttgttttttttaaacggcGATCCTATTAAAGTAAAACCTATTCTAGTGGGTTTTGCAGTTTTATGTATAAGTACAACTAGTCTTTTAGTGGGAGAATAGAACATTGAACTATTTAATAGGGGgtatatgtaatgtttttgtttcttttttttaagccataCAGTaattgtagtatttatttatttatttattttaaggggtATTATCTGTCATTAGGCTACAGTAGAAAAGTGTTTATTAGAATTTGTTTGCCCTTTATTTGGTAATGAAGGCAAAGGAAGGGCTCAGAGGTGAAACGCCTACACAACATCGATTGGCTTGATCTGGCTGTAGTAGACAGGATAATTGGGCGGAGGGGGTGTCAATCACATGTCTGGTTTTGCATTAGGTGTGCATACTTCTACAGTATGAAAGCACGCCGTGTAGTATACAACTAGGCGGATCTCTAGGACTTTCTGTTGTGTGAGTGAGTCGGCGAATTTATCGCCTAAAACAGGACTCTTGTTTTGTATCTCTTACTAGCTGtaacagtgagagagagagagtgaggagaatTCCCCAGATAAGTTGGCTGGGAGAAAGAAGATAAGCGACCCGAAATGAAGTGTGAAAATTGCACCAAAACGGTAATtgtaccttttcttttttgttttgtttccctgctGAAAGCTACACAGTTGTGCAATATTCACCGAGTAGCCTCCTCATGCTTGTCAAAACTTTTGAAAGGTAAACAAAGGGAAAGTATACTTGTAAGGAATTTTGATTATGGCAAATAAACAAGTGAAATGGATGAGGTTTTTAAAGGAAACAACATTGGGGTTTACATTGCTGTAATGTGCCAAGGCATACGAGTTTAAGAAGGAAATAgtatgttgttatatatatatatatatattacctgtgTTTATGTATAAACAAAATAACGCCTGGCaagcaaacataaacaaaacaagttgACATAAAACCAGCATGTATAAACACGTTAgtttattgatgttttataaatTTGTTATATAGTATATGTAATACAAATGTCTGTAATTGCCTAATGTAAACGCATCTTCAAATACGTGATTTTAATGATTTATCCACCTTACAATTGTTCCTCCCAAGTTTGGTCAATGCACTGTGCACCCATCTTTTTCAATGATGACGCACTGCATTTTCAAGAAGCAATACATTCCGTTACCAACAGTAATGCATCTCCATAAGAAATAACATGCACTTCGATTAGTCTTGAGCCAAATGCCCCATGAAACTATACCGAGCATTAAAAGAAACTCATCACTGTTGTAGTACATTTATGAAAAAGTAAGGTacataaatgatggacattgatgaaatgtttttggtttcattttaatCACTCGacttcatccttgaccatgacatcaTGTTAtccttgagtgactgtgactgaagcatatgcaatTGATCAATTAATTAGTGacacagttgattggacactggatatggagtgatttcagctgttgaattgcaagcttaaataaaaacagtaaagaaaatcacagaaaaaaaacatatgccaAGTCTGTCAAGAGCTgtgcctttgtgcaatcggcatgctggaggctggactaAGGCAGCTTGCTGTGACTCgcagtcttgggtgctcacagccagcaatttcaaacctggccaGACTGTGTAACCGTATACACTCTGTCAATGagaggccacaaactgggagaccaagtcACAACACCTACCCAgcatcgacagatcattttgtagcatcttcgtgatgtcaaaaGCATAAAAGCAAAGCATAGGTTGTCATATTAGTATATTAGTATTTCTACTGTTAATCAAAATTTGtacacaaaacatttcaattaacttGACTAATCATTCCTATCAAATTTCAAACATTGCTGGAAGGTCCCTCAGCTGGATGATTTTGTAAGGGCTGCTGTAGAAAGTGTACAAGCTTCCGGAGTGTTTCGTCCAGGACAGATCGAAGCTGTCTGAGTGTTTCGCCCAGGACAAATCGTCAGCCTAGCAAAGACTTAAAAAatggctttctgttttttttggttgtttttcatAGGAATGCAGTAAGAAGCAGAAGAATGATGAGAACCAAAGCTCCACCCGGGAATCGGTCGACACGACGGAGGAGAATGGGGAGGTAATGCCAAGGCTTCTGGAGATTCACgctgctttaaataaaaaaaggcccAATTATAAGTAGGGTTtggtgaaaatgtggtttccctTTGTTTAGACCAGTGAGTTTCACAAGCTGGCGGGTAAGCGCGTGTACCTGAGTGATTGCCTGGCCTGTGAGAGGTGTGTCTCGGAGGAGGAAAGTCGGAGAATTTCTCAACAAAACCAGAAGGAGCTGTTCAGAATCGTTAACCTCAACAAGGTACCTGTgcattttggtacacagctgtactCTGGAAATACAGTATAGATTATAGGGTATGAGAAATAGTTTGCATGACAATATTGCTCTGGACATACAGCTTGTCTTGAAGCACCCTATCTGACATTTAGTTTACACAAtcacattgtgtattttatttttcaagtaacCGTTTTTATGGTCTGTTTTCAAAATGATGCCAAACAGCACAGTAACCAccagtagctaacaaaataagtgcaatgtgcaattttgaaagaaacacatgttttagaaagcatgtattttcatttcaagagACATGTGGTATGACACTGtacaaggttaaagaaagcttGCTGTTTGCTTGCCTTTCCTTCATCTGTTACtgcttttcttgtttattttgccCCATCAGTGTCTACTAGCtcatattactggctgaaaggATGTCACTCAATGGGGGAAGGAGCTGGTTGGTTATTCACAAGAAACAAGCTGGTGATGGGCATGTTGTGGTTTTTACTTGTATTGGAACGGCTAGTTCAGCCTGCTACCAGGTCGCTCTCTGGTCCTGTCACTACTCTCCCACCAGACCTTTGACCCCTGCTTAATAAACACCCGTTTTAACACATACCGGTACACAACGTGTGTTTAACCTAACACCACAGGGGTGGgtacaatttcaccctccaggtgaactGATCCAGAAAGTGGAAGACAACCTCAGAGCTTGGCTTGCAgtcagagatttctttaacctactgAACTAGAGTTCACGTCTTAAAATTAAATTTTGTtttgctgaaaatgttttttctttcaaaaatacacatttcagacctatACAATGGATGGTTGTTCAGGGCAGAGAAAATGTAAAAGCCAATCTgggaatttaaaatgtatttctttctgtCTCTTAGAAATGCGATACCTCAAAACACAAAGTGCTGGTCGCCTCCCTTTGCCCACAGTCACTGCCTTACTTTGCTGTGAAGTTAAAACTCAGCATTCCTGAGGCCACCAAGAAACTCTGCAGCTTCCTGAAAAGCCTGGGTGAGTTAAATCTAGAGTGATACATTCTAGGGTTAGATTTGAAGGGATTGTATCTGCTAGCCTCATGGACAAGTGCAAGGCAGGTCACTGGTTGTCTGCAAAGAAAACGGATTgtccacaaaataaaatatctgtacATCACATTATACTTATAAACAGGATTAATAGCATGCAAATGTATGGTATtatgctacagtatatatagagCATAAAGTTTGTTTGTGAATTTCCATCCGCATTTGTAATGGCTTATTATGGGTTAGTCCTCTATCGGTCTAACTTGTTCAGGTCAGCCAAACCAATTTTCAGGATTAGCGTAGTACAGAGCTGCAGGATTTGCTAGACCGCATTTTAGTCCTCTTGATACGGGCATAAGTCACTGGTACGCTGCAGTCGACCCCAGAGGTATGTTGTTGTGTACATTGCAGATGTTTGCTGATTCCCAGCATCTCTCTGATATTTAGCTACTGTACCACTGCATAGATGCCAGCACACCGCTTTCTTACAGAATATTTATAACTTCCATTTTAcaagacatgcttttttttttttttttttaaatctatttatgaAGCACTTGTCCTACGGACTGCTGAGTACATCGGAAACACTTGTCCGCTTGCCTGGAAAATGCAGACGGACAAGCCTTAAAACCAAACcctgtattataaaatattaatcatTGTTGCTTtacgatcttttttttttcttggaatttTCAAGTCTTTTTAACCTCTGGTTGTTGATTCTGATACTTGTTATGCATGCAGTTGACAGGCTTTTAGCACTACCAAAAACAATGACCCTCCCCTCCTGTGTTCAGGGTCTTCTGCCCCCTAACTGTGCCC
This window harbors:
- the LOC121295918 gene encoding uncharacterized protein LOC121295918: MDRHTLQAILEDQERHRDGIERRREERDAQRDAERTAHMTAMADKMAAMCLAIQNLVVAQAQAQVPVAAAGPVLPMPKIRLQKMTPEDDPEAFLTTFERMATVSGWPAGCWAAQLAPCLTGEAQAAYQALSNVAAEDYSQVKTAMLRRLNITPETHCRRFRSYKRLEGTRPRIMAQQLWDHLTRWLRPTERTTQQIMESVAVDQFLEVLEPETRAWVARHSPETMDTAVELAEAFEDALLRVDPSPAPVRHRPSPAHPKTATRPSVFPVPLSASPPKWRQRLAPSWARENPWTPPSGPRDKQLSPTAPPSPTCFRCHEVGHIARFCPIAMECDVALRCPAAEGGVRVRQRPYRIPESRRGVMRREVASMLELGVVQPSQSEWCSPVVMVPKKDGSTRFCVDFRKVNSISKFDAYPMPRVDELLDRLGKARFLSTLDLTKGYWQIPLTPSSKEKTAFATPDGLFHFKTMPFGLHGAPATFQRLMDKVLCPHHQYAAAYIDDVVIFSSTWKEHLDRLAAVLQSLREAGLTVNLGKCAFGKQETQYLGFSMGNGRVKPVASKVQALVDTPVPRTKAQVRSLLGLAGYYRRFIPEFSTIVSPLIDLTKKSAPNTVKWSDECQEAFDMIKRILCQAPALVSPDFDREFILQTDASDVGLGAVLSQEIDGVEHPVLYISRKMAQREHNYSVIEKECLAIKWAMNSLRYYLLGRSFTCHRSRSS